The Arthrobacter sp. D5-1 genome segment CCCTGAACTCCGGCCGCAGCCCGATGGACTGGAACACCGGGTTCATCTGGCGGGCGTGGGGGAGAGAAGCGATAACCACGGTATCCAGTTCGGTGTAGAACGCTTCCCTGGCCCGATTCATCGCGTGGCGAAGGGCGCATTCATTGATGAGCGGGCAGTTCTTGGTGGGGGACTGGCACTCCGCTGGATCCTGTCGGCTGTCCAGATGCCTCAGGACTTCCCCAACGGTGGCTCGCCGCCCTGATTCATTGAGCCGGGAACCGCCCAGCCGTCCTCGTTCAACGTCGATATATCCCAGGGCACGGAGGCGGACCATGGCCTTGCTGACATGGTTGTACGGTGTACCCACGGCATCCGCCACTGCCTGGGTGGTCAGGAGCAAACCTTCGGGGGCCGCGGCCAACACCATGATGGCGCGGAGGCTGACATCTGCGAACGCGTTGATTTTCATGGCATCAGCTCCCGGGTAGGGTCCAGCTCACGGGCAGGGTCTAGTCCACCCAGATGGATGGCTCGTGTGTATCGGGTTCCATCGCGCTGAAGGCAAAGCCCTCCGCCGTGGGAGTGTACGGAATGATCGCTGCCAGGACTTCGCCGTTCCGGTGTTCGGCTGCACCATGGATACCGTCGGACCCATGGTCCGGCAGGCTGACGTCGCTCACCACTGCTACGGCCCGGTAATCGTCCCGGCCCTGTCGCAGCAGATCATGGACGTCGGTCAGCATTTGGCCGGCGTCGACGTCACCGTTTTCGTCCGGCTCACCGGGAGCAATCATCACTATCCGCAGTTCGCCGTCGTTGGACAGCGTGATGCCGAAAGGGAAAAATCCGCCGTTCTGCTGGATGTGTTCCTGGGCAGTGCCCAAAGCGGTGCCCAAGGTTTCACGGAGTTCGCGGTCCTGGTCGGTTTCTTCCGGGACGTCTGTGGCAGCGTGCTGATCGTTCATGCCTGAACCTAGGCCCGGACCAGTGCGAGGACGCGGTCGCGGATCTTTTCCATGGTGGGCTGATCCTTCGCTTCGGCGTTCAGGCGGAGGAAGGGTTCGGTGTTGGAGGGGCGCAAGTTGAACCACCAGCTGCCGTCCTTGGCCGTAAAGGTGCTGCCGTCCATGTGGTCGATGTCAATGTCTTCTGTTTCAAAGTCGGCGCGGACGCGTTCAACGGCGGCTGCTTTGTCCTCGATCTCGGAGTTGATTTCTCCGGAAGAGACGTAGGGCTCGTACTGGCGGCCGAGTTCGGACAACGGACCGTCCTGCTCGCCCAAAGCAGCCAGGACGTGCATGGCGGCGAGCATGCCGGTATCGGCGTTCCAGAAGTCCCGGAAGTAGAAGTGAGCGGAGTGCTCCCCGCCGAACACGGCACCTTCTTCGGCCATGACGGCTTTGATGAAGGAGTGTCCCACACGGGTCCGTACCGCACGGCCGCCATCCTTGGCGACGAGCTCCGGGACGGCTTTTGAGGTGAGGAGGTTGTGGATGATCACAGGGGTTTCTTCCCCTGCGGCCTGGGCACGGGCGATTTCGCGCCGGGCCACCATGCCGGTGATTGCAGACGGCGAGACAGACTCGCCCTTCTCGTCGATCACGAAGCAGCGGTCAGCGTCGCCGTCGAATGCCAGACCGATGTCCGCGCCGTGCTTGACGACGGCGGCCTGCAGGTCGCGCAGGTTCTCCGGCTCCAGGGGGTTGGCCGGGTGGTTGGGGAAAGAACCATCCAGTTCAAAGTACAGCGGGACAATCTCAAACGGCAGTGCCGGGAGCAGTTTGTCGCCAAGGACTGCCGGGGTGGTCAGCCCCGCCATGCCATTACCGGCGTCGACCACGATCTTCAGCGGACGGGAGCCGGAAAGGTCCACGAGCTGGCGCAGGTATTCCGAGTAGTCCTTCAGCACATCACGCACGCCGATCTCGCCGCGGGTACCCGCAGCCGGGATGGTCCCGGAGTTCAGGTACTGCTCTGCCAAGGCCTGGATTTCCTTCAGGCCGGACTCCGAGGAGATGGGCTGGGCGCCGGCTTTGGCCATTTTGATGCCGTTGTATTCTGCCGGGTTGTGGCTGGCCGTGAACGTGGCACCGGCAGCGTTCAACGCACCGCAAGCGTAGTAGAGCTCATCGGTGGAGATCAGGTCCAACAGAAGGACGTTCGCTCCGCGCGTTGCTGCGCCGTTGGCGAAGGCCTGGCTGAACTCCGGAGAGGACGGACGCATGTCCCCTCCGACCAGGACGGTCTCGCCTTCGAGGCCCAGGACGTCGATAAAGGCAGCACCCACGGCCTCGACGATTTCCGCCGTGATGGACTCACCAACGATCCCACGGACGTCATACGCCTTAAAGGATGCCGAGAGGTCGAATGTCTTGTTCTGCTCGCTAGTCACGCGCTCAATCCTACTGTGGCAACGCAAACGGGCTGGAATGCGGAACCTGGCTTGTGGATAATCGTTGTCCACATAGCAGGACCTGCAGGTTATGGCTGTCAGGGTCGGCTGGAATACTGGGGTGATGGCCAACAACTCCCAGAACGCTGCCGTTTCCGTGCAATCACCTACCCAGCACCAGGCTTTGGAATGTCTGCGGGAGTTGGTGGGGCACCCGGAAGCCCAGTTCCATGACGGCCAGTACGAGGCCATCGAAGCGTTGGTTGATGCCGGACGCCGGGCCTTGGTGGTTCAGCGTACCGGTTGGGGAAAATCGGCTGTCTACTTCGTTGCCTCGCTGCTGCTGCGCAGGCGGGGTGCGGGCCCCACTCTGATTGTTTCGCCGTTGCTGGCGCTCATGCGGGACCAGGTTGCCGCTGCCGCACGGGCAGGAGTCCGGGCTGTGGCCATCAACTCCGCCAATGCCCTGGAATGGGACACCGTCCTGGCCCAATTGGCCGCTGATGAGGTGGATGTCCTCCTGGTCTCTCCTGAACGGCTGACCAACCCCTCCTTCCGGGAGAACCAGCTCCCGGAACTCATCCGCCGTACCGGCCTTTTGGTCATTGATGAGGCTCACTGTATTTCGGACTGGGGACATGACTTCCGTCCGGATTACCGCCGGATTGCGGACCTCATTGCACAACTGCCGGCGTCGGTTCCCGTCCTGGCCACCACGGCCACCGCCAATTCCAGGGTGGTCCATGACATCGAGGAGCAACTCGGTGATGGCGTACTGACCATCCGTGGCGCCCTGGGCCGTGAATCGCTGCGCCTGGGCGTCCTGACACTGCCCGATTCCCGGGACCGCTTGGGCTGGTTGCTGACGCATCTGGCGGATATGCCTGGCAGTGGCATCATTTATACGCTCACGGTCTCGGCGGCTGA includes the following:
- a CDS encoding phosphomannomutase/phosphoglucomutase; protein product: MTSEQNKTFDLSASFKAYDVRGIVGESITAEIVEAVGAAFIDVLGLEGETVLVGGDMRPSSPEFSQAFANGAATRGANVLLLDLISTDELYYACGALNAAGATFTASHNPAEYNGIKMAKAGAQPISSESGLKEIQALAEQYLNSGTIPAAGTRGEIGVRDVLKDYSEYLRQLVDLSGSRPLKIVVDAGNGMAGLTTPAVLGDKLLPALPFEIVPLYFELDGSFPNHPANPLEPENLRDLQAAVVKHGADIGLAFDGDADRCFVIDEKGESVSPSAITGMVARREIARAQAAGEETPVIIHNLLTSKAVPELVAKDGGRAVRTRVGHSFIKAVMAEEGAVFGGEHSAHFYFRDFWNADTGMLAAMHVLAALGEQDGPLSELGRQYEPYVSSGEINSEIEDKAAAVERVRADFETEDIDIDHMDGSTFTAKDGSWWFNLRPSNTEPFLRLNAEAKDQPTMEKIRDRVLALVRA
- a CDS encoding Rrf2 family transcriptional regulator, translating into MKINAFADVSLRAIMVLAAAPEGLLLTTQAVADAVGTPYNHVSKAMVRLRALGYIDVERGRLGGSRLNESGRRATVGEVLRHLDSRQDPAECQSPTKNCPLINECALRHAMNRAREAFYTELDTVVIASLPHARQMNPVFQSIGLRPEFRVPAAQP